From the Vicinamibacteria bacterium genome, one window contains:
- a CDS encoding peptidyl-prolyl cis-trans isomerase: protein MMVLRQHLPILFLLSALGCGKSRAGDPVILALGDQVVRRSAFDQHVAELEKRGGNPLGAEVRAALLETFLEERVVVLEARARGLLGPKATADEEQHAVHRLLSEAGAAAAPVGDGEVADYYRQHATEFKRPETVTLRQILVTTPNEARDVQRRLLKQPKNFETLARTTSRGPEAPEGGLMGTFARGQLPPELETPAFALPVGGMSEIVETTLGYHVLRVEAREAAHQESLEEAQGRIRALLSRQKSDQKIRQFVSELLAQAKVNHAAADRPPGPS, encoded by the coding sequence ATGATGGTCTTGCGGCAGCACCTTCCGATCCTCTTCCTCTTGAGCGCACTGGGCTGCGGCAAGTCCCGCGCGGGTGACCCCGTGATCCTGGCCCTCGGCGACCAGGTGGTGAGGCGGAGCGCCTTCGACCAGCACGTCGCGGAGCTGGAGAAGCGGGGCGGGAACCCCCTGGGGGCGGAGGTGAGGGCCGCGCTGCTCGAGACCTTCCTGGAGGAGCGGGTGGTCGTCCTGGAGGCGCGGGCTCGCGGCCTCCTCGGCCCCAAGGCCACCGCGGACGAGGAGCAGCATGCGGTCCATCGGCTCCTGAGCGAGGCGGGGGCCGCGGCGGCGCCGGTGGGCGACGGGGAGGTGGCCGACTACTACCGCCAGCACGCCACCGAGTTCAAGCGTCCGGAGACGGTGACCCTGCGCCAGATCCTGGTCACCACCCCTAACGAAGCCCGCGACGTGCAGCGGCGCCTGTTGAAGCAGCCAAAGAACTTCGAGACCCTGGCCCGGACCACGTCCCGCGGCCCCGAAGCCCCCGAGGGAGGGCTCATGGGAACCTTCGCGCGGGGTCAGCTCCCCCCCGAGCTGGAGACCCCGGCCTTCGCCCTCCCCGTAGGGGGCATGAGCGAGATTGTGGAGACGACCCTCGGGTATCATGTCCTGAGGGTCGAGGCCCGGGAGGCGGCCCACCAAGAGAGCCTCGAGGAGGCCCAGGGGCGCATTCGCGCCCTCCTCTCCCGCCAGAAATCGGACCAGAAGATCCGCCAATTCGTGTCGGAGCTCCTGGCCCAGGCAAAGGTGAATCATGCCGCGGCAGATCGTCCTCCTGGCCCTTCCTAG
- a CDS encoding peptidyl-prolyl cis-trans isomerase, producing the protein MPRQIVLLALPSLLLAAPAPAEILERIIAKVNGEIITQSEFQSRQLAAAQAAHVDPDKVGAFLRENNAKILQESIDDMLLVQRAGDAGLHMRPEYVKEVIDGIKKENNIGSDEQLQAQLRREGMSLDDLKRNIERSILRRQILSRDLESKTTITDAEARADYEAHPADYRRPASVRLQEILVRGEGGDALTKAKDLAARARGGEDFAALAKLNSAAPSSAAGGDLGRLVRGEMNPELEKAAFALGPGQVSDPIPAGDTYRILKVLEKTEASVVSFEEAKAAIKQRLTQGRWDQEYTTYLEGLRKKAIIEVKVREVPLQLTGPVPSGPLLGGAAGTEPGPPGATPAPPAPARPDSEIVTSPQAAPERVAPPPVEKAPEKKKEEEPKPAPPPHP; encoded by the coding sequence ATGCCGCGGCAGATCGTCCTCCTGGCCCTTCCTAGCCTGCTCCTGGCCGCGCCCGCCCCCGCGGAGATCCTGGAGCGGATCATCGCCAAGGTGAACGGCGAGATCATCACCCAGTCGGAGTTCCAGTCCCGCCAGCTGGCGGCCGCCCAGGCCGCCCACGTGGACCCGGACAAGGTGGGGGCCTTCCTGCGCGAGAACAACGCCAAGATCTTGCAGGAGTCCATCGACGACATGCTCCTCGTCCAGCGGGCGGGGGACGCCGGCCTGCACATGCGCCCCGAGTACGTCAAAGAGGTGATCGACGGGATCAAGAAGGAGAACAATATCGGCTCCGACGAGCAGCTCCAGGCCCAGCTCCGGCGGGAGGGGATGTCGCTCGACGACCTGAAGCGCAACATAGAGCGCTCCATCCTCCGCCGCCAGATCCTCTCCCGGGACCTGGAGTCCAAAACCACCATCACCGACGCCGAGGCCCGCGCCGACTATGAGGCCCACCCGGCCGACTACCGCCGCCCGGCGAGCGTCCGCCTGCAGGAGATCCTGGTCCGCGGGGAGGGGGGCGACGCCCTGACCAAGGCCAAGGACCTGGCGGCGCGGGCCCGGGGGGGAGAGGACTTCGCGGCCCTGGCCAAGCTCAACTCCGCCGCTCCCAGCAGCGCCGCGGGCGGCGACCTCGGGCGGCTCGTGCGGGGGGAGATGAACCCCGAGCTCGAGAAAGCGGCCTTCGCCCTCGGCCCCGGACAGGTGTCGGACCCCATCCCCGCCGGGGACACGTACCGGATCCTCAAGGTCCTCGAGAAAACCGAGGCCAGTGTGGTTTCCTTCGAGGAGGCCAAGGCCGCCATAAAGCAGCGCCTGACCCAGGGGCGCTGGGACCAGGAGTACACCACCTACCTCGAGGGGCTGCGCAAGAAGGCGATCATCGAAGTCAAGGTCCGCGAGGTGCCCCTCCAGCTCACGGGCCCCGTGCCCTCCGGCCCCCTCCTGGGGGGGGCGGCGGGGACGGAGCCGGGGCCGCCCGGGGCCACCCCGGCCCCTCCCGCGCCCGCTCGCCCCGATAGCGAGATCGTCACCTCCCCCCAGGCCGCCCCCGAGCGCGTGGCCCCACCTCCGGTGGAGAAGGCCCCCGAGAAGAAGAAGGAAGAGGAGCCGAAGCCCGCTCCGCCCCCCCATCCGTGA
- a CDS encoding MGMT family protein, protein MSAPPRGAHGGRFFETVYAVVRRIPRGRVATYGQVALLAGSPRGARAVGWALRALNPRSERRVPWHRVVGAAGRISLRAGLGPLQQRRRLRAEGVRFRAGCVDLAHHGLRP, encoded by the coding sequence GTGAGCGCTCCTCCACGCGGCGCCCACGGCGGCCGCTTCTTCGAGACCGTCTACGCGGTGGTCCGACGGATCCCCCGGGGCCGGGTGGCCACCTACGGGCAGGTGGCGCTCCTGGCCGGCAGTCCCCGCGGCGCCCGGGCGGTGGGCTGGGCCCTGCGGGCCCTGAACCCGCGATCCGAGCGCAGGGTTCCCTGGCATCGGGTGGTGGGGGCGGCGGGGCGCATCTCGCTCCGGGCCGGGCTCGGGCCCCTGCAGCAGCGGCGGCGCCTGCGCGCGGAGGGCGTACGCTTCCGCGCCGGCTGCGTGGATCTCGCTCACCACGGCCTGCGTCCATGA